The candidate division KSB1 bacterium region TTTTGGGCGAGGCCCTTCACGTCACGACTCGGCACCACAAAGCCATTCTGCCCGTCGCGGACCACCTCGCGAATTCCCTCCACCTCGAACCCGATCACCGGAAGGCCGACGGCGCGCGCCTGGACAACGGCCCGCGGGAGGCCCTCCCACAGAGAGCTGAGCACGAAGATATCGAGGGCGGCAAGGTAGGCATCGATGTCGTGTACATGGCCCAAGAAGTGGACTCTGTCGGACAGACCGAGCTTCGTCGCGAGCTGGAGGAGGCGAGGGGCATAGGGACCCCTTCCGGCTATTGTGAAGTGCACATCCGGATGGCTCTGGCGCAGAAATCGAGCCGCCTGGAGGAGAAATTGCACCCCTTTGCGCTGCTCGAGACGCGCGGCAGTGCCTACGATTCTGGTCCCCGGGGGTAGGCCGAGTCTCTCCCGCAGGGCGCGGCGGTGAACCTCTCGCTGGCGAGAGGCCTCGTGAAAACGCGCCAGGTCGAAGCCGCTGCGGATCACGACAAATCGCTCGGGTTCCCCGATCCCGTTGGCGATGTAGGTCTGCCGAAGGTCCTCGCCCACGCAGATGAAGAGGTCGGTCCAGCGGCCGGCCAGCCTCTCCAAGGCGAGGTAGAGAGCGCGTACAGGGAGCCTCAGGTGTCGGTGGAAGGTGATGCCGTGCAGCGTGTGGACAATAATGGGCACGCCGCAGTAGCGGGCCGCAAGTCGCCCCACGATGCCCGCCTTCGCTTCGTGCGTGTGTACGAGCTGATAGTGGTGGGAGCGAATGAGCCGGACAGCCTCCCAGAAGGCCAGCACGTCCTTCCCGGGACGCAACTCGCGCTGGAGATGGGGCAGCGAAAGGAAGCGCGTCCTCTGGAGCCGGGCCACGACATCTGGTTCGGATGGCTCGCCAGCCGCCAGGTCTACCTGGTAGCGGCTGTGATCCAAGCCCTCCACGTTGAAGATGGTGTTCTCGTCGGCGCCACCGGAGATGAGGCGGGTGATAATGTGCAGTACGCGCACCCGATCCATCAAGAGGGCTACCCCTCCGCCACCTGCCGATAAACCTCTAATACCGCTCGTGCGGAACGTTCTCCGGAGAAGAGCTGGGAGCGCCTTTGCGCCCGCTCGCTCAGGCCTTGTCGGAGGCTGGGGTCCTTGGCCAGACGGACCATCGCTGCGGTCAGGGACTGAGTGGACATCGGGTCGACCAGAAGGCCCGCATCGCCCAGGATCTCAGGCAGAGATCCACGGTCAGAGCAGATGGCCGGAAGGCCGAACCGAAGCGCCTCCGCTACAGGATAGCCAAAGCCCTCGAGCAGAGAGGGAAGTACGAGACAAAGAGCCTGTCGATACAGAGCTCGCAGCAAAGGATTGTCTACGCTTCCGAGCAGGAAAACCCGTTGCCTGAGTCCAAGCTCCTCAACGAACTGCTCGGGCTTTCGGTAGTCCTTGTACGTCGGTCCGGCGATGACCAGCTGAAACCCCTCCAGCTCTGGACACGCGAAAGCCTCGATCAGCCTTTCCAGGTTCTTGTGGGGACGGCGCTGTCCGACAAAGAGGAAGTATCGGCCGGCGCGGATCCCCTCCGGAAGCGGCGCCTCGTCCATTGCATCGAAAAGGTCGGAAGCCGGCGGGTAAATCGGGACCACCTTCTCCGTATGGCCGAAGCGTGCCACCAGTCTTGTCGCCGTGAAACGCGAAACGGTGATCACCTTCTTGGCGCGCCGAACGGCCCATCCTACGCTCCAGGTCAGGAGAGGGTTGAAGACGGCAGGGGGTCCCGTGGACACACCTGGCTCTGGAACGTGGTGGATGGTGACCACGGTTCTCGATTCCAGGCCCAGTGGGAGGTCGTGGTGGGGATAGTGGTACACGTCCAGCTGCAAGGGGCGAAGAAACCTGGCTGCCAGGAGTTTCTGCTTGAGGCCCATCGGCGGGAGGGGACAGGGAACGAACGAGGCGCGCGAGGCCGCCACGGCTTGCAAGGCGGCGGGCGCACGCTCGCGGACGATGAGCACGTATTCGTTCCTCGCATCCAGACGAAGAAGGTCGCGCACCAGACCAACGGTGTAGGTACCGATCCCCGTCGGCTTGTCTAGCACAAGGCGGCAGTCGATACCGATTCGCATCTGTCCTCTTCTTTCCGCGTGGCCAAGGCCCGTCTGCCTGGGAAACGTGGGGCGACAAGCGCCGCAGCGCGACCCCGTTCTCAGCGCCTTGGCCCGTACGCCCGGCTTGCTCCAGAGCTGGAAACCACGCGAATCAGATCGCCCGGTAGCGACGGCACGACGGTCCACCTTCCGTCCTCAGGCCGACTTGTAGCCCAGCAGGAGCAGGAAGGTTTCTCCGAAAGCAAGCACGCTCTCCCGAAAGTAGCCCAGACCGCGACGAAGAAGGAGGGGGGACGTCAGGAGGCGTGTCGCCATCCCGACAGCGAGAACCAGCCGGACTGCAATCTGCCGAGCAGTAGAGCCGTGCTTCTTCCAGAACCGGAGCAAGCTGCGGTGGGTTTGGACGAACGTGAAGCGCCGTCGCTCGTAACGCAAAGGGTCTTTCCAGTGGAAGATCGTGATCGAGGGGTCGAAGACCACGCGCCATCCGCATTCCCGGAGACGGTAGCAAAGGTCTGTGTCCTCGCTGTACAGAAAGAAGCCCTCGTCCATCCCTCTGACAGTTCGCAGGGCCTGCGTGCGCAACAGCATAAATGCCCCTGAGACCCAGTCTACCTCCATGGGATGGTCCCGTGAAACGAAATAATCGCGGTAGCGCCCGAAAAGCCATGAGCGGGGGAAAGCGCGGGCGATCCCGATCTCCTCCCAAAGCAGAAGGGAGGGATAGGGGTAGGCCCTGGCGGACGATTGCACCTTGCCGTCTCTGCCGACCATGCGCACCCCGAGGGCTCCGATCGCCGGGTCGCTCTCGGCGATCTCCACGACCCGCCGAAGGCTTCCCGGCGGCACCTGGGTGTCCACGTTGAGGAGCAGGACAAAGGGCTCGTCCACGTGGCGCAGCGCATCGTTGACATTGGCCGCGAAGCCCTTCGGCCTGGGCTGCTGGAGAATGGAAAGGGGCATCTTCCCCGAGTACGCTTCTGCAAGCTGACTCGTGATACCGTTTCCGTCATTGTCGACGATGAGGACGCGGTAGGGGAGGCCGTCGCACGCCGCCGGCAGGGATTCCAAGCACGGTCCGAGGAAGGGGGCAAGACCGTCCGTCCCGATCAGAATAATAGCCAGACGCCTACGATTGACCTCCGCCATCTGTTACCTCTGCTTCTTGCGAGCAGCCCAGAACGCGAAGGCGAGAATGGCTACTGTCTCCCCGAGCGCCAGGAGTGTCTGGGCAGCCGCCAGGCCGCGGACCGCGTAATGGGCCAGGAGCCAGTGGCCCGAGGCCAAGAAGGCCAGCAGTTTAGCCATTCGGACCCAGAATACAGAAGCGGGAGAGGATAGGGTGAACGTAACGACTCCGACCACTACCTCGGCAAGGAGGGGCAGCAGAAGGCCGGGCATTAGGATATCGAGGTAGATTACTGAAGAGCGGTAGCCGGAGCCAAACAGGATAGGCACCATCCACCGCCCGAGGAGGTAGTAGAGGCAGAGGCCGAGGCCGACCACCAGACCGCCGTTCCGAAGGATCGAAGGCAGCCAGCGCCGCGCGTGCTCGGGCCCCTGTAGCTGGGCGAATCGCGGAAAAAGGGCCGCTGCGGTGGACTGGGCCAGAAGATTGATGCTTCGCCCTACGCTCATTGCCACGTCGTAGCGCGCCGCCTCCGCAAGAGCAGCCTGCGAGCCAAGGAGCAAGACGCCGTAGCGCGAAAACGCCTGCACGGCGATGGAGGAAAGTCCAACCCACTTGCCGAAGGGCAAGAGCCTGAGAAGATACCGAACGTCCTCCCGCCAGGAGCGCAGGAAAGGTGGAGGGATTTGCAGCGGTAACGGTGAGAGAAGGAGCGGCAGGGGCGCCCATCCGCTCAGGGCGATCAGGAAAAGCAAGCCCTTGAGCGGGTACGGCCGCAGGGCATAGGCGATCCCCGCTGCACCGACCCAGACGAGCTGGAGGGCGGCCATCTGCAGGCCCACTCTTGCGTACCCCCGGAAATCCTGCCGCACCTGATAATGCAGGAGCGTGGAGTTGCAGAGGTTCTGCCCGGTGCCGTACACCAGCACGGCGATCGAGAGAAGGGAGACCCTGTGGGTGACCCCGTACACCAGGGCGGCCACCACCAGGAGCACGAACCAGAGGCAGAGGCGGCCGAGGAACAACTGGGAAAAGCGATGTTCCTGCTGTTTGGGCGGGGAGAGGGCCTCCTGCTGGATGTAGCTTGCCCCCAGTCCGAATTCGAGCGTCGTAGAGAGGAGCAGTCCGCTATTCAAGAGCACCGCGGCCAGGCCGTAATCCTCCGCTCTGAGGACACGGGCGAGGACCACGGCGGTTACGAGCCGGAGGACGCTGGCCCCAGCCCGTCCGAAGAGCGTAGCGGCAATATCCCGGGTAATGCCGTTCCAGACTGCAAGACGGCGGCTCACGAAGGCCTCCTGGGCCTTGCGCTGTGCCGGTTTTCCGCGCTTCCTGCGCCTCTCACCTTCCGCTCCCCTGAGTAAGCCTGGGGTTATCGGAGCCCACGGTAAAGGACTTCCGCGATTCGCTCGCTTGCGTGCCCGTCGCCGTAATGGTCATGGCGGGATCCCGTAGGGGTGAAGTTCGCGAGGGCGTCGAGGATCTTGTCCCGGTCAGCCCCCACCAGGCGGTTCCAGCCGTCGGCCACGGTCTCGACCCACTCCGTCTCGTCGCGCAGGGTGACGCAGGGAACGCCGAAAAAGTACGCCTCCTTCTGCATGCCGCCCGAGTCAGTGGCGATACAGCGAGCGTGACGCACCAGCTGCAGAGTCTCCAAGTAACTGAGGGGCGGAAGGTCGAGCACGTTCCCGGCGTGGGCCAGCTTGTCCCGGAGGCCGAACCGGCGCAAGGCCTGCTCGGTGCGCGGATGAATGGGGAACACGATCGTGGTGGGGGCCGTCACGAATGCTTCGACAATCGACGCCAGGCGCTCGGGGTCGTCCGTATTCGCGGGCCGATGCACAGTGGCCAGCACGTAGAGCTGCGGGCGGAGCCCAAGGCGCCTGAGCGCGTCCACCCGCCCCTCTGCCTGAGCGGAGAAGTGCAAAGCGGCGTCCAGCATTACGTCGCCCACCAGGTGAACCCCTTCTACGATGCCTTCCCGCCGTAAATTCTCGACAGCCTGGCGCGTCGGGCAGAACAGGAATTGCGACACCCGGTCCGTGAGTACGCGATTGATCTCCTCCGGCATCCTCCGATTGAAGCTGCGGAGACCCGCTTCAATGTGCGCCAGGGGCAGCACAAGTTTGGCGGCCACCAGCGCTCCGGCCAGGGTGGAGTTCGTGTCGCCAAATACCAGCATGGCATCAGGCTTGACCTCAGCTGCCACCCGTTCGAGTCGGATCATGATTTCGCCCGTCTGCTGGGCCTGTGATCCTGAACCTACCCCGAGGTGGAAATCCGGCTCAGGCAGTTCCAGATCGCGAAACATGATGTCCGACATCTCCGGATCGTAATGCTGGCCGGTATGGACGAGGATCTCGCGGAATTTCTGGCGCAACGCCTTCGACACGGGGGCAGCCTTGATAAACTGCGGTCGCGCTCCTACGACGGTCAGGATCGTCTT contains the following coding sequences:
- a CDS encoding glycosyltransferase family 4 protein, which translates into the protein MDRVRVLHIITRLISGGADENTIFNVEGLDHSRYQVDLAAGEPSEPDVVARLQRTRFLSLPHLQRELRPGKDVLAFWEAVRLIRSHHYQLVHTHEAKAGIVGRLAARYCGVPIIVHTLHGITFHRHLRLPVRALYLALERLAGRWTDLFICVGEDLRQTYIANGIGEPERFVVIRSGFDLARFHEASRQREVHRRALRERLGLPPGTRIVGTAARLEQRKGVQFLLQAARFLRQSHPDVHFTIAGRGPYAPRLLQLATKLGLSDRVHFLGHVHDIDAYLAALDIFVLSSLWEGLPRAVVQARAVGLPVIGFEVEGIREVVRDGQNGFVVPSRDVKGLAQKIDLLLSDPELAQNLGRYDDATHLEQWDRRRMVSEIQALYDRLVEDVQAKN
- a CDS encoding glycosyltransferase family 4 protein, with product MRIGIDCRLVLDKPTGIGTYTVGLVRDLLRLDARNEYVLIVRERAPAALQAVAASRASFVPCPLPPMGLKQKLLAARFLRPLQLDVYHYPHHDLPLGLESRTVVTIHHVPEPGVSTGPPAVFNPLLTWSVGWAVRRAKKVITVSRFTATRLVARFGHTEKVVPIYPPASDLFDAMDEAPLPEGIRAGRYFLFVGQRRPHKNLERLIEAFACPELEGFQLVIAGPTYKDYRKPEQFVEELGLRQRVFLLGSVDNPLLRALYRQALCLVLPSLLEGFGYPVAEALRFGLPAICSDRGSLPEILGDAGLLVDPMSTQSLTAAMVRLAKDPSLRQGLSERAQRRSQLFSGERSARAVLEVYRQVAEG
- a CDS encoding glycosyltransferase family 2 protein — its product is MAEVNRRRLAIILIGTDGLAPFLGPCLESLPAACDGLPYRVLIVDNDGNGITSQLAEAYSGKMPLSILQQPRPKGFAANVNDALRHVDEPFVLLLNVDTQVPPGSLRRVVEIAESDPAIGALGVRMVGRDGKVQSSARAYPYPSLLLWEEIGIARAFPRSWLFGRYRDYFVSRDHPMEVDWVSGAFMLLRTQALRTVRGMDEGFFLYSEDTDLCYRLRECGWRVVFDPSITIFHWKDPLRYERRRFTFVQTHRSLLRFWKKHGSTARQIAVRLVLAVGMATRLLTSPLLLRRGLGYFRESVLAFGETFLLLLGYKSA
- a CDS encoding oligosaccharide flippase family protein, translating into MSRRLAVWNGITRDIAATLFGRAGASVLRLVTAVVLARVLRAEDYGLAAVLLNSGLLLSTTLEFGLGASYIQQEALSPPKQQEHRFSQLFLGRLCLWFVLLVVAALVYGVTHRVSLLSIAVLVYGTGQNLCNSTLLHYQVRQDFRGYARVGLQMAALQLVWVGAAGIAYALRPYPLKGLLFLIALSGWAPLPLLLSPLPLQIPPPFLRSWREDVRYLLRLLPFGKWVGLSSIAVQAFSRYGVLLLGSQAALAEAARYDVAMSVGRSINLLAQSTAAALFPRFAQLQGPEHARRWLPSILRNGGLVVGLGLCLYYLLGRWMVPILFGSGYRSSVIYLDILMPGLLLPLLAEVVVGVVTFTLSSPASVFWVRMAKLLAFLASGHWLLAHYAVRGLAAAQTLLALGETVAILAFAFWAARKKQR
- the wecB gene encoding UDP-N-acetylglucosamine 2-epimerase (non-hydrolyzing), translating into MMKTILTVVGARPQFIKAAPVSKALRQKFREILVHTGQHYDPEMSDIMFRDLELPEPDFHLGVGSGSQAQQTGEIMIRLERVAAEVKPDAMLVFGDTNSTLAGALVAAKLVLPLAHIEAGLRSFNRRMPEEINRVLTDRVSQFLFCPTRQAVENLRREGIVEGVHLVGDVMLDAALHFSAQAEGRVDALRRLGLRPQLYVLATVHRPANTDDPERLASIVEAFVTAPTTIVFPIHPRTEQALRRFGLRDKLAHAGNVLDLPPLSYLETLQLVRHARCIATDSGGMQKEAYFFGVPCVTLRDETEWVETVADGWNRLVGADRDKILDALANFTPTGSRHDHYGDGHASERIAEVLYRGLR